DNA sequence from the Corvus hawaiiensis isolate bCorHaw1 chromosome 6, bCorHaw1.pri.cur, whole genome shotgun sequence genome:
TGTGTTCTGTACATTCTGAAAATTTTAATGTATGTAGGCTAGAGGAAAAAGTTACCTAAACATCCCAAACATCAAAGACCCACAGCCATGTTTGAATCTTAAGTAAATAACTGAGTACAGTTCCACGTTACTCTCTTACAGAAAACAACAAGGGCTGGACTCAACTCATCTGTGCTGTTACAGAAAAGGCAGCTGGGTTTGCTCAGCTCCACAAGTTATTGCAGGTACAATGATTTGATTTGTCTTCTGTTTGCAGTTCAGTTCTGCTGTTAGTGCAACTGTTTCTGTCAGGTTTTCTTGCATTTCTTACTGTTTCATTGGGATGAGGAGGAACATATTACTTAAAGTTAGAAAAAAGGTTATATTCTGTAATAGATTACTAAAATGATGAGAATTCAAATGAAGTTGTTTCCCAATTTTACTTCAAAAAAGTTCACTTTACGTATGTATACGGATATGCTGGTTTGCCACATTGTGCTTTATGAGTACAGCACAGCTATTTTAGGATAAATGCCTTTCAGTGGATGTGACCATTCCCTTGCCCCCCATTAGAACAGCTAAGGTAGCTCAGTTTCAGTAACAGTGCAGGAGGCAAGTTAAGTCAGTGACTTACTGTGTTGTTGTTTCGGCTACTAAAGATGTGCTGGGGTTCAAAACAGCGGGATGAAATTCCATGACTGTGGAAGATGCACGTGTTCATGGGTTATGTAAGTTAAATTTCAGCATGCTAGTTATTCAGGCATTTTCTCTTCGGTGATTGAGAAGCAGTTCTATATCCTGGccagaattattttcttatgcATTAAATTTAGGCTTGCCTGAATTCTCCTCTCTTCAACCCCCTCACCCACCTACCTGCTTTTACAGGCTAGTCCATGAACTAAAAGTGAACTGCATGCAGAGGAGGAAGATAGAAATACACAGTCCAGACTCCTCAGTCGCTGGAACcaacaattttaaaatcattgtgGTATGTTATGAGAAATGTAAGTCTTTAAGATAAAGAGAGCCCATCTTCAGAGAAAATTCAGGCTCGTGTAGTCAACTCACATAGGTCAAATTTTAGCTTTTAAAGATAAGTTATTCCTGCTCTGTCAGTTCTTAAAATCTATGCTCAGTAACTTTAAACAGGTAGGGAGAGGCTGTTCCTTTCCTACAaaggaaaattataaaaaagGTTGGATATGAAAgcgggtttttttggtttggtttttttttttaatctgatcACCATGTTCTTTTGAAAGTAAATAGGAGTTGAGTGGATCATTattgtggggctgggaggaggagtGGAGAAGatcaagagaaagaaaaaaatgaaagagaagagtTTTGGGAGTAGCAAAGCCCATGGTTCAGAGAAGCTAAGTAAACGTCAGTAATCACTTTACATTTAATGATCTTTCATAGACTATATAGGAAGCTCTCCAGgaccagctcctggccttgtaAACAGAGCACTGCATAGGTAGCTGAAGCCAGAAGGGACTCAGAAACAGTGTAAGTGTACAGAATTGTTAACATTGGAAAGATCATTTATTGTTAGCCAGGGACTGAATCCTTTACTATCCCTGTTTTTTCTGTGCATGCATTTAAAATGAGTTGGCCACTGATTTTAGAGGTGAATGGAAAGCAGGTGGTGTTAGAGGGATCAGAATTAATGTGTTGTTTCATTTTAGACCTAATGCAACTCCCTCAAGCTGTTTCTCCTGTAAGTTTCCAGTAAGTGTGACTGGtaagcttttattttacagGCAGATGTTGCTTGTGAACGAATATTCACTGTGAACGATGTAGAGCATGGAGGATGTAAATATGGTATCATCAATCTCAGCGGTTTGGGGAAGGAGTCTCTCACTGTGGAGATGTATGACAACCTCTACTTCACAAACCGCAAAGTACTATTTTCTGTTCCTCCTTCCTTTGGTGGTTGCATTCTTAGAACACTGTTCTTGGGAGGCTCATGTGGAAATGCCATGAGGGTTGGGGAAGGGGCTAGGAGAAGAGAATGGAAGAATCTAGAAATGGGAAGCTTGGATAAACACAGAGCCACAATAAACCTGTCTCTGAAAGTGCTCAGTACCAGGGCTCGTTGTCAGGAATGTTATACTACAATTGGCATGGAAGACTACATAGAAATACCACCTTCCAAGGATAGTGCTTACTTCAGACTTGAACTGTAGCTGGCGAAACTAATGTTTTGCTACCAAAACTACCAAGATTTGCATgctctttcttaaaaataattttgggaaACTCTGTTTACCCCTAAACATGAGGCATATTTAAAACAGGTTTTCATCAGATTCTTTTAAGGATGGTCTCTTGAATAATAGGATGTGCTTGGTGCCTCAGTCTGTGTTTGGTCAGActtctcagtgctgctctgtCATTACAAGATGAGTATGAAGCTAAAATGCTCATGCCCTGTTACTGAGTTATTTAGTGGGCTGAAGAGTTGTGCCCAGTGCCGAATTCTATGTCATCTTTGCATGGAAATAATCTTTGCTTAATTGAAAAACAGATCACAAGAATAGTATGTCGTCTTCTCTCTGAAGGTGAATTCTGTGTGCTGGGCATCACTGACTCATCCAGATTCTCATGTTTtatatccttttaaaaaaaagcagaattgttGTTCAGGTTTCACAAGTCTGTGTCATGCTTCACAGAAAAACTTAACTTAAAGGAATACCTCTCCTCCAGTTCTCCcagaaaataagttttctgGAAAACTGAGGAAGTAATAAGAAATGAAATATGTTGGAATTAGTGAAACAGATGTATGGTTCTGTTATGGATATATGTAGAATTGTTCCCATATTAATGATAAATGAAAGACCATGTTTTCTGCCCTGGAGAATTCCAGCTTCACTAATAGTGTATATAAATGCCATATCCAAAATGATCTGATGTTTAGAAATTGGCTGAGGCAAAAGAGGAGCAGAGGGTTAAGGCAACAACCTTTTTCTGAAGTGAACCTCTTTGAAAGTGGAATGGTTCGTTTGTGTTTAAAACCATCCCCATATTGGTTGCGGTGAGAGGAGAATGGAAGCAATTCAATAGCATCACCTGCAACTTTCAGAGCATGTTCTGCAGGTCTGATTCAGAAGAAGAGGAACGTTGGCGGTGTAGCAGAGGAACCAATAATGAACAGTGCAGAGCCCAGAAgaatgaggggggaaaaattgAATTTTGACGTAGGAGAAGGCAGACAACAGGCATGCTATTAAAGTGCCAAAAGAAATTACATAGAAAAATATGGAATGGCCTGTGTGAAAAGCCAGGCAATTCTAGACCGACCCATCAGGGGGCAGGAGCTCACCAGGCACGTGCACAGCGGGGGAGGAGTTTGGGATCGCTTGGTTTGGTGGGTTCGTGCTTTCCCCTAGTTGTGTTACAGATCTACCCCACTGAACTTGAAATGCAGCTTCCAAATTCTATATATACCTGCTATAgtcttcataaaatatttaaatgtaatcTAAAGTGAGTCTTCCTTGCCTCACCAATGTGTGCTCCCCTTTTTCCAACTTATCGCCATGAAAAACAGATCTACATTAATGCAGTGTCATCAACATGAAAAAGTGAGAAGAATGATCTGTGTAGGCcgtgcttctttttttctttttcctatcaCTAGTAAGATACAATAGTATTCTCTTATCCTTCTAGTAGTGAAAATACACAAGCAAGAATTTGAGTTCTTTCTACGTCATTCctatgaaagaaattaagagtCAGGACTTAGTTGTAAACTGTAAAGCACATCAGACGTCTCAGGGAAAAGTGTTGTGAGCTGTGGCTGTGTCAGGGCAGCttgcttttcccacttttatATATAAGGCAGCTTGTTCCATTCTAGGGAGAAATCAGTTTTCCTTAACTCACTTCAGCAAGCTGTGTCTCATGGGAATTGCAGAAacaccaggctgtgccagtCTGCTTCCAGCATCATTGTTCAGCAGCACTAACCCAGGTAGggtgtttttgttggttttttgtctcCAATTTTTGGTAACAATTATGGTATGAAAAGAGCAcaaaagaaagattattttaacttttttttcagtagttgATGAGACTGTTGTATTCCTGTAAGACTAAAACAGCTTAAGAAGTGAAATGATGATGAAAGAACTTGAGACTTAATTAACAAACAGTATTCAAAGCCCTAGTTTATTTTTAGCTGCTGCGGTGCTTGACTTTGGCAGGAGAACACCTCACTTGTAAAGCAAACACTTGAGATTTTTCATGAGTAGCTTGGCCTGTAATTAATACTCGTAAGCTGCACACAAGAAGTACTCACATTTCCTTATAGACTGTCCAGAGTCACTGCAGAATCTCATAGCAGCTACTCAGGTATGCTCAGGGGATTAATCAGAGGTGCAAAGCTGGTAAATATCTCAGCCCATAGCTCCTTGTACAAGCTCATGTTCAGTTGTATGTAAACCTGACTGACTGGGAGAATACTATGTCTTAAGTCTGGTTATAGCTGATCTTTTTTGTTCAATGTTTTTGGGGGCAGGACTTAATTGATTGGACTTTCTTGATAGATGTTAGAACCATGCTTCTTCAAGTCACAGAGTGCAGTCCTCTAATCTGGTATCCATTCAGATATGATCAGTTAAGTTTATACAGAGGAAATCTGTGATAAGAGTAATGGactcattttaaatttttggtgtCTTACTATTTAAGCAGCCATTAAAGCAATATGCATAGAGTCAGCATGAACTTGAAGAGTCACTGAGGGTGGATGGCTACTAGGCCAGCATACCCAGTTGCTCTGTAGAAGATTTTAAGCCTTTCACCATAATGAGATGCTGTGAGTTCCACCAAAGTCCTCCTGTGTAGCATATCCTACTGACTGTTTAGGTATTTCCAAGTTTGACTTACTTCACTCTCCTAAATACGTGGTTTGTGGGAGCCTTGCTGAGTAGATGCTGGGAGAAAAGTAGAACTTACCCTGTCTAAAACTATGTTATCCATCCATTCTTGTCTGTGTCACCTCTGCTACCTGACGTATGTATGTATGATGTCCCACGAAGGAAGTGAAAACTGATGATGTACTCTGCTAATTGGCATTAATTTTGTGCAGGAGCTACATGAGTAAGAGTCAAATCTAGGGTATtgttacttaattttttttttctttaaataggCAGGCCAAGAACTTACAGGTTAGGTTTTGGCTGATCTGTAGTTTATAAagtaaatgttttttatttctagcCCACTCATCTTTAAAAAATGGCTTACTTAGTGCTATAAGGCAATTATTACTTTGTTCTTTCCTGCCATGGTCAGCCCTCTGACTACTGAATAAATTTCACAGTCTCTCGATATCATCTATTTATGGTGTCCCACTTACAGTCATGAACTTCCATTTGTTTCCTGTCTCTTGAGTACCAAAAAGGACACCAATTGGGTAACACTTTCTCTGCTTCAGATTGAAATGTTAAAAGAAGTATGGCAGTCTAAGAACCTTTCTGAGTTATCATGCTGTTCTAACATTTTATGAATACTTCATGTGTTTCTCCTGTCTTCTAGGAGATAGACCTGGGATGCTGTGCAGTTTCAAGATATCCACTGCCTGGTCCTGTGCTTGGTGCCTCAATCCCCAAGCAGACAACTGCTTTAGCACAGGTGATCTATCTGCAAGGCTAGCAACCCTGTCTGTCTCAGTGGGAAAGACTTGCATTCATCTCCCAGCTGCTACTCAAATTACAGCTAAACCAACATCATCTGTCTTCCTTAGGCCTGACACGACGAGTTCTTGTGACCAACGTAGTGACAGGGCATCGGCAGACATTTGGAACCAGTAGTGATGTACTGGCACAGCAGTTTGCCACGCAGGTACAGAGAACCATATGCCACCGTATTTTCAGAGCACTGCCTCATTGGTGGGCTCTTTGTTCTGTTTGGGGCAGGACTCCGCATGCTGTACATGAGGTTGTGATGACAGCTGCTGTTGGATGGGTGTTCTACAGCAGAGCTGATGTGGTCTGATGCTTGCACACAATtgaacagcaacaaaaagaTTAACTGATTTCAATCTGTGCCAACAGGGGCAAGTTTTGTTAATATTACAGAGGTTAAAAGACAAGGAAGTACAAAGAGCACAGTAATAGCATGtaaaattgttttggttttggcaaATAACGTAATTTTCATAACACTCAGTGTATTGCCTCCACCAAGATGGAGAAAATCCCTATAATATACTAATGGACTTGTTCACAAAGAACTAGAATGGTGAAATAGGAATTCCAGTTTCTGTTTCGCCATTATGTTAGACTGAGTTCCTGCTTACCTAGCCAAACTTTCCCAGCTAAATAGTTGAGGTTTGAATGGAACTCATGAGTTGGCTGAAAAATGTTGCAGTGTGTaattaaaattctatttcttaATGCAtgtgttaaaataatttgacaACTACACCATAGAGCTCAAAAGCACAATACAGACTCTGTCTGTGTAACTTGTAAGATCCTTGCAGATGTTACACAATGCGCTTCTTTCTCTGGGATTCTCCCAGACCCCAGTGCTGTACAATGGCTGCCGTTCGGGTGAGATTTTCAGCATTGATGTGCGCCAACGTAACCGAAAGGGGCAGAGCTGGAAAGCAACTCGTCTCTTCCACGGCTCAGCAGTTACATCTATTCACCTTATGGAGGCTGAACATTATCTTATGGCAGCAGATATGGCTGGAAAGGTATGGTTTTGTTGTGTTAGGATATTCTGTTCCTTTTAGTATCTGGGCATTTACAGGTACTTATCCCACTCCCAAGGGCAGATGCCTGCTCTTAGTATGTAGTACGGAACTGGGTGGCAGTTCCATTTATGGGTCTTCTTCCAGAGCCAGTTATttttcacagaatggtttgggttggaaggaaacTTAAAGCTGGTTCCAGctcccctgccatgagcagggacaccttccactagaacagCTTGCTCAAAGCTTTAGccaccctggccttgaacactttcaaggatggagcatccacaacttctctgggcaacctgttctagtcACTCAGCACCTTCACATTAAAGAGCTTTCTAATATTTAATTTGAATCTACGCttctcagtttaaagccattcccccttgtcctatcactacatacCCTTAAACATTgaccctctccagctctcttgtagcctctttaaggtactggaaggctgcttcTAGAGGCTgaattctctcagcctgtctccataggagAGATCCTCTTACTCTCTGACCATCTTCttggccctcctctggatgtgCTCTCTGCTTTAATACAGCCTCTCTCAAACAATTCCTTCAACTTGCAGATAAAACTGTGGGACCTGAGAACAGCAAAGTGTGTGAAACAGTACAAAGGTCACCACAATGAATATGCTCTTCTCCCTTTTCATGTAAATGAGGAGGAAGGACTTCTTATAGCAGGTGGGTTGACTTTTCCCCCCTCTACTTGTAGAGTGTATGGTAGTGATTTTCTTATGCCTGAGGGGTGTTTCTTAGATATAGCTGTTAGAAGCTGTAAAGCtgttaattctttaaaattcagaagaaatttaGCCTTAGACATACTGTAATATActatgaaaatgaagaaattatgtTATGGATGCACAGCTACTGTAATCACTTCCATGAGGCACTTAACAGCTTTATCTGCTGTGTCCTGCAAAAGTTGCATTATCCTTTCCACAATATGTCTCAAGAGTAGAGCAGAAAACACTTGATTTTGAAATTGAAGGAAACAACACGTAAACAGGAGATTTGGTAATAATATATAGAGACTGTGTATATGTTTAGTTGGTGCTTAAGTGGATAATGTGGTGATGGACTGAAGCACTGGCATGTGGGCCTGACTCCTTATAAACTGTCTATACCACTCAGGTTCATTTTGAATACTCCCAGGTACACTCAGCTTTTTGTATTGTTGtatttggggtggggagaggaaaagTAGCAATAGATGAAGCAAAATCCTTGTAGTGTAGCCAAGCTTCATAAAGTTACTGTAAAGACAGTGACCTCCTTTCCTTGGATTTGTCAGTAAGTGATGGAATAGTAAGAAGAACTTTTAATTTGACTgaatttttctccccttttctttaGCTTAGGAGCTTGATAAAGAGAAAAGCACTCTTAAGTACTGATTTATCATACTTTTAATTACCTAATAGGAAAGGCACATTTTTCCCACTTTTGTATTATTCAGTGTAAAATTTTGGTTTCGTAAAGTATGGATAAGCACTTTGCCTCTTGTGGGTGTAGAAATAGTCGAGTTGTTTTCCCCATAGACCTTCTGCGGTGATAATCTTGCAGAACCATGTAAAATCCTTTTTGTGTAATGTTGAATTTTGCTGTCCTTTCCTTCCAGTTGGTCAGGATTGCTACACCAGAATTTGGAGTCTCCAAGATGCTCATCTGCTTAGAACCATCCCTTCTCCCCACCCATCATCCAAAGATGCCATTCCTAGTGTGGTGTTTTCTTCAAGACTTGGGGGCAGCCGAGGAGTTCCTGGTTTACTCATGGCTGTCAAACAGGATCTCTACCACTTCTCCTATAACTGACATTTTATTCTCCTCAGACGTGGTGTACAAAGCTGCCAAGCAAAATGTGACTTCAGAATCTTTACACCAGTCACCCAGCTGTTGAGTCATTATGTGCTGCTGTTGCATCTGTTCTGCCCATCTAATTGTGAACCTCCTTCAGCAGTTCAGCAAATCTTGCTGTATACATCTCAGAGTGCTTGTAAATAAAAGCTGAACACTGATGAACTGTGGGCAAGATTCAGCCTCTCTGAAACCTAGCTGTAAGCCCGTCAAGCTGGTAACTCTGTTGTGCTAGCTGAATTTGCTGTCAGAAGGCTGCTCTAACTTAATCCTAGTTTGGTCACATCTGCCTCAAGAAGTAGGCTGGCCCAGCAGAgtgaagcagctgctgttgagATGCTGAACACTGTAAGTGTTCTGGGGCTTTGGTTGGAGTAGCTTTGGTTGGGGTTCCTGCTTCAACTGCCACTGCTTCATGCTCCATGGTGGAAGCAGTTCAAGGAACAGCTGCTTTCCTCACCCACACTGTCAGTCCTTTTTGCTGGCTCATACTAAACTTTGTCCCTTTCAGATGATGGTAGTGTGCAACTGCCCTTCCACCATCCCCTGTAAAAAGCAACAGGCATGGAGCAAAGCCCTTTTTCTGGTCCAGTAGGGAAGCTGAATGCCCCTGTTAGTTTATCATAGTGTTTCCAAACCAAGTCCACACCCCTAACATGGAGTTTGGTTAGCAGTCTGGAAGGGCAGGCTTGCTCGTGCAGCTGTAGCAGGACACAAGCCCAGTTGTACAGACCACATCTTTGGAATTTGGGATCACCTGTGCAAAGTCACACCTTCTGCATACAGAGGTACAACTGGGCCCTTACCTTCACAGTTGTAGTACCAGCTCACAGTAACTGGATGATACCGTATCTGTATTTGAGAACAGTTACTATCCCATGGAGCCTCTTCACCTCCTGCCTGGTAACCAGTCTGGGTTGGGCAAGACCATCCTGCTCTCGGTTATCTGTAGGAAGCACTGACTAGATCAGGAACCTATGAGAGGGTAAAGGCCCATGAACTAGGATGGGCTTTACAGGAAAGACACACTGCACTCAAGTCTTCCAAAATTCTTACTAAAGGAGTGCCAGAACCATCTTTTCATCCCGGGATTTGCTTGGAGCATTCACATGTAGTTGTGAGATCAGAGATGCCACTTCCCTTGGGGTCCTGCTAGCTCAGTGGCTGAGTGTCCAAATGGGTTCTAATGACAGCCATGCTGCACAGCACGTTAGGAGGGCTCAGTGAGATGGCCCTGTCAGAGAACAAGGCTGGGATTCCACATTCTGAGTGCCTTGTGCCAGTGGCATGGGctgcacatgcacacagagatgagtgctgctgctgtctgcaggtGTGGCCTTTCTCAATTCCTAGGGCAGCACTCTAACCTGGGCCTGTGTCTTCTCTGGAATGGGCTGCCACCCTAGAAAGTCCTTTCCTTCCAAGTCCCACACTAAGCAATCCTCTCTCTGCCTTCAGAGTAAACTACCACCAGCACCCTCTTAGGCATTGTCACAAAGGTTTCTAGCTATCTCGTTTCTTAACAGACATAATTACTCTTTTGCACCTAAAGCTTTTGGCCAGAGCAACCTATTTATGGGGGGATTGTACCCTGCCACCTTCATCCTGATGGGCCATCAGCTTTGTTTAACCTCACTGCACACTGCATGTGCAGGGAAAGCTCTTACTTTTTACTCCTCTTTATCAGGAGTATTTGTAGTTTAAAAAGTGGATTAGTAAAACTGTTCAACCAGtcacaaaatgtttttcccaGAGGAGGAGAGAGTGAGCTGCAGCATGAGCACAGCGCTGTTAACAGGGATGAAGCACTCAGGGTTGTGGCATGAGCTCCCCAAGAGTTCATTGAAGACTTGGTGGTTCAGCCAGTTCATCCCTTTGCATCCCTGCTACTGGCCTGAGCTCACTGAACAGACTTCATGAGGGTGTCTCTGGTTTCCAAAAGGAAGCCTCAGAAGTGCCCTGCAGTGCAAGGCACTGTGCAGGGAGATCCCCTCCACAAGCCCCATGAAAACCTGAACATAGCCTGTaggcttttgtttctttccattgCATTCCCTTTCCATTTTTCAAGTGACTTTGGATAAGAGGGAATTATTCAAATACAGGCACCTGGAAGGGTAGGCCCTGGTAAAAACCCTCTCTGATCTGCAGGGCTCCACACTCATTTCTCCTGTTGTCTCACAAGGTTCAGGCCTAAGCACTGTGCTGTTCCAAGAGACTGTGTTCTCAGGAGCTCTTCTTGCTCACCAACACTCCAGTGTTATGTGTGGTGACCTCCTAAcctttctttgtatttcatttaCCCATTAATCTATAGAGAAgacaacagagaaggaaaatgctcCTCATGGGGGCAATGTCACAACTTTACAGTGTCAATATATTCTGTaagaaacagctgctgcaagggTAATCAAGATGAACCCCAGCAAATACTCAAAAcagtttcttccttctctgagtATACAttcaaaacccccaaatctttCTTCTATCCCATTAACAGCCAACTTCTGTTTCCCCATGGGCAGACTGAGCTGTTAATTCCTTACAACTATGGTTCCACTCATACCTCTGGCTTTAgtgttcctcggcagagccttCTTTCTCACACAAAACAGAGTGGATGCTGCTCACAGCATACTCTGTGCTGCCCCTTCTTTCCACAGGACAGTGTTTGTGAGACCTGCTCTCCTAAATGGTAAGTCTTGCAGGCCGTTCCCATTGCCTCTACTACCCTTTGATAACAAAGGGACCTAATTCccggttgctttgcttttcaattTGAGAAAATACTCCGCAATTTGTCTTGATTGGTTATGTtgatttttgacattttctgtTGCATCCACAATGATAAATGCACACAGCACAACTTTCAAAAGCGTTTGCATTGCCTTAGTCAATAATGCATctgttcagaaaacagaagtgtAGTTTACCCCATCTCACTGCAAAGTCCTAACATTACATCTGATAATCAACTCAGTTACAACATACTTTATATTGATCTTCTTGCTAGTAAACATGTGTGGTTCAAACATTTTCAGGTAGCAACCTACAAAGATCATGAATTCCCTTAAAGCAGAATTAATTCCAAAATTTAAATCAGTTTAGActcttttcagtgcttttaaCTCCAGTAATTCCCATTCTGCAAGAACAGACTGTGCAACAATTATGTCCCAGTTACCGTGGGAAACACAAACTAAGAATTGTGGCAGAAAGGCATCTTACATAACTGAAGAtagtttcttctctttgttcctTTTAGGCAAAACtcataaaacaaaagaaaataatttcctttctgttgttTCCAAGAACCAAATGCATACACATGCCCCTGCAAACCCATTCACCCAACTAGTGCTTTTGCTGCCAACACTTATAATTAAGCCTGCAAAAGCTCTaaaaaaggagagggggaaGCAGGGCAAGAAGAGAGGCAATTTGGCTTCAGTGACAAATAGCAAGCAGTTTACAGGCAGCAGCTAAAGTATATTAAATTATCTCTCTCATtgtgcagc
Encoded proteins:
- the DCAF4 gene encoding DDB1- and CUL4-associated factor 4 isoform X2; translation: MRRSYRRGKEGRGWSSHKRSHHPHGHRRPSHSNRAESLEQEEPQTTVNAGPSSSEDPSSSSSMQNSVAPELPGFYYDPEKNRYFRLLPGHNNHNPLTKDSIQHKAMECKRLRLLEEEEKQKKTTRAGLNSSVLLQKRQLGLLSSTSYCRLVHELKVNCMQRRKIEIHSPDSSVAGTNNFKIIVADVACERIFTVNDVEHGGCKYGIINLSGLGKESLTVEMYDNLYFTNRKVNSVCWASLTHPDSHVLLCLMGIAETPGCASLLPASLFSSTNPGDRPGMLCSFKISTAWSCAWCLNPQADNCFSTGLTRRVLVTNVVTGHRQTFGTSSDVLAQQFATQTPVLYNGCRSGEIFSIDVRQRNRKGQSWKATRLFHGSAVTSIHLMEAEHYLMAADMAGKIKLWDLRTAKCVKQYKGHHNEYALLPFHVNEEEGLLIAVGQDCYTRIWSLQDAHLLRTIPSPHPSSKDAIPSVVFSSRLGGSRGVPGLLMAVKQDLYHFSYN
- the DCAF4 gene encoding DDB1- and CUL4-associated factor 4 isoform X1, translating into MFALRVEMRRSYRRGKEGRGWSSHKRSHHPHGHRRPSHSNRAESLEQEEPQTTVNAGPSSSEDPSSSSSMQNSVAPELPGFYYDPEKNRYFRLLPGHNNHNPLTKDSIQHKAMECKRLRLLEEEEKQKKTTRAGLNSSVLLQKRQLGLLSSTSYCRLVHELKVNCMQRRKIEIHSPDSSVAGTNNFKIIVADVACERIFTVNDVEHGGCKYGIINLSGLGKESLTVEMYDNLYFTNRKVNSVCWASLTHPDSHVLLCLMGIAETPGCASLLPASLFSSTNPGDRPGMLCSFKISTAWSCAWCLNPQADNCFSTGLTRRVLVTNVVTGHRQTFGTSSDVLAQQFATQTPVLYNGCRSGEIFSIDVRQRNRKGQSWKATRLFHGSAVTSIHLMEAEHYLMAADMAGKIKLWDLRTAKCVKQYKGHHNEYALLPFHVNEEEGLLIAVGQDCYTRIWSLQDAHLLRTIPSPHPSSKDAIPSVVFSSRLGGSRGVPGLLMAVKQDLYHFSYN
- the DCAF4 gene encoding DDB1- and CUL4-associated factor 4 isoform X3; protein product: MFALRVEMRRSYRRGKEGRGWSSHKRSHHPHGHRRPSHSNRAESLEQEEPQTTVNAGPSSSEDPSSSSSMQNSVAPELPGFYYDPEKNRYFRLLPGHNNHNPLTKDSIQHKAMECKRLRLLEEEEKQKKTTRAGLNSSVLLQKRQLGLLSSTSYCRLVHELKVNCMQRRKIEIHSPDSSVAGTNNFKIIVVCYEKYLMQLPQAVSPVNSVCWASLTHPDSHVLLCLMGIAETPGCASLLPASLFSSTNPGDRPGMLCSFKISTAWSCAWCLNPQADNCFSTGLTRRVLVTNVVTGHRQTFGTSSDVLAQQFATQTPVLYNGCRSGEIFSIDVRQRNRKGQSWKATRLFHGSAVTSIHLMEAEHYLMAADMAGKIKLWDLRTAKCVKQYKGHHNEYALLPFHVNEEEGLLIAVGQDCYTRIWSLQDAHLLRTIPSPHPSSKDAIPSVVFSSRLGGSRGVPGLLMAVKQDLYHFSYN
- the DCAF4 gene encoding DDB1- and CUL4-associated factor 4 isoform X4 produces the protein MLSCSSLEQEEPQTTVNAGPSSSEDPSSSSSMQNSVAPELPGFYYDPEKNRYFRLLPGHNNHNPLTKDSIQHKAMECKRLRLLEEEEKQKKTTRAGLNSSVLLQKRQLGLLSSTSYCRLVHELKVNCMQRRKIEIHSPDSSVAGTNNFKIIVADVACERIFTVNDVEHGGCKYGIINLSGLGKESLTVEMYDNLYFTNRKVNSVCWASLTHPDSHVLLCLMGIAETPGCASLLPASLFSSTNPGDRPGMLCSFKISTAWSCAWCLNPQADNCFSTGLTRRVLVTNVVTGHRQTFGTSSDVLAQQFATQTPVLYNGCRSGEIFSIDVRQRNRKGQSWKATRLFHGSAVTSIHLMEAEHYLMAADMAGKIKLWDLRTAKCVKQYKGHHNEYALLPFHVNEEEGLLIAVGQDCYTRIWSLQDAHLLRTIPSPHPSSKDAIPSVVFSSRLGGSRGVPGLLMAVKQDLYHFSYN
- the DCAF4 gene encoding DDB1- and CUL4-associated factor 4 isoform X5, with amino-acid sequence MRNADVACERIFTVNDVEHGGCKYGIINLSGLGKESLTVEMYDNLYFTNRKVNSVCWASLTHPDSHVLLCLMGIAETPGCASLLPASLFSSTNPGDRPGMLCSFKISTAWSCAWCLNPQADNCFSTGLTRRVLVTNVVTGHRQTFGTSSDVLAQQFATQTPVLYNGCRSGEIFSIDVRQRNRKGQSWKATRLFHGSAVTSIHLMEAEHYLMAADMAGKIKLWDLRTAKCVKQYKGHHNEYALLPFHVNEEEGLLIAVGQDCYTRIWSLQDAHLLRTIPSPHPSSKDAIPSVVFSSRLGGSRGVPGLLMAVKQDLYHFSYN